The following proteins are co-located in the Candidatus Omnitrophota bacterium genome:
- a CDS encoding phosphoribosyl-AMP cyclohydrolase, whose protein sequence is MDKILELIKFDDKGLIPSIIQDEKTKEVLTLCYMNRDALLKTLEAGKIYVFRRSKGRLMLKGETSGCTQAVKSLAIDCEGNSLLFMVDQERAACHEGYFTCYFRRLKKDGQFEIIGKRIFDPKTVYNQPTR, encoded by the coding sequence ATGGATAAGATTTTAGAATTAATAAAATTCGACGATAAAGGATTGATACCATCCATCATACAGGACGAAAAGACCAAAGAAGTGCTGACACTATGTTACATGAACCGCGACGCGCTTTTAAAGACGCTTGAGGCGGGCAAGATATACGTATTCAGGCGCTCAAAGGGGCGGCTTATGTTAAAAGGCGAGACGAGCGGTTGCACGCAGGCGGTCAAATCGCTGGCGATCGATTGCGAAGGTAACTCGCTTCTTTTTATGGTCGACCAGGAACGCGCCGCATGTCATGAAGGATATTTTACGTGTTATTTCAGGAGATTGAAAAAAGACGGGCAGTTCGAAATTATCGGCAAGCGTATTTTCGACCCGAAAACCGTTTATAATCAACCTACGCGGTAA
- the hisF gene encoding imidazole glycerol phosphate synthase subunit HisF — protein MLTKRIIPCLDIKDGRVVKGVNFVNLRDAGGAVENARYYDKALADELIFLDITASHEKRNTTLELARKVAETVFLPFTVGGGIRSIDDIRALLNAGCDKVSINTAAVKDPALIRRSSSRFGSQCIVVAIDARRKAQSVRRKTSGWEVFINGGRTPTGLDAVKWAKKMETLGAGEILLTSMDYDGTKAGYDIPLTREISESVGIPVIASGGAGELEHLYEALTDGKADAVLAASIFHFREYSIMDAKRYLRKRKVEVRI, from the coding sequence ATGCTCACAAAAAGAATAATCCCGTGCCTCGACATAAAGGACGGCCGCGTGGTGAAGGGTGTGAATTTCGTCAATCTTCGCGACGCGGGCGGGGCGGTCGAGAACGCGCGTTATTATGATAAGGCGCTCGCCGACGAGCTTATATTCCTTGATATTACCGCCAGCCATGAGAAAAGGAATACAACGCTTGAGCTGGCGCGCAAAGTCGCGGAGACGGTTTTTCTGCCGTTTACAGTCGGCGGAGGTATCCGTTCCATAGACGACATACGGGCTCTTCTGAACGCCGGGTGCGACAAAGTTTCGATAAATACGGCGGCGGTTAAGGATCCTGCGCTTATACGGAGATCCTCGTCCAGGTTTGGCAGTCAGTGCATCGTTGTCGCGATTGACGCGCGGCGCAAAGCGCAAAGCGTCCGGCGTAAGACGTCCGGGTGGGAGGTTTTCATAAATGGCGGCAGGACGCCGACGGGCCTCGATGCCGTCAAATGGGCGAAGAAGATGGAGACACTTGGCGCCGGTGAAATACTTCTGACGAGCATGGACTATGACGGCACAAAGGCCGGCTACGATATTCCGCTAACCAGGGAGATAAGCGAATCGGTAGGTATTCCAGTGATAGCTTCGGGCGGGGCGGGCGAGCTCGAGCATCTTTATGAGGCGTTGACGGACGGTAAAGCGGACGCGGTGCTCGCGGCTTCGATATTCCATTTCCGGGAATATTCGATAATGGATGCTAAGAGATATCTAAGGAAGAGGAAAGTGGAAGTCAGGATTTAA
- the hisA gene encoding 1-(5-phosphoribosyl)-5-[(5-phosphoribosylamino)methylideneamino]imidazole-4-carboxamide isomerase, with protein MLVIPAIDIKAGKVVRLTQGRADAETVYSSSPVEMARKWASCGAKLIHVVDLDGALEGELKNLKAVSEIVRALPGISVELGGGIRDLGTIERVLDTGIEKVCIGTSALDVGFLASISKSDFREMVVISVDAKDGMVHTKGWVQKTDIKAVDLVKEAVDFGITAVNYTDISKDGMMEGPNIYSLRGILAVPRARVVAAGGVTTIEDVKKLKMLASDGLEGMIIGKALYEGRIDLTEAIKVCSQKE; from the coding sequence GGCTGATGCGGAGACAGTCTATTCGTCATCGCCGGTTGAGATGGCCCGAAAGTGGGCGTCCTGCGGCGCGAAGCTTATACACGTCGTAGATCTGGACGGCGCGCTGGAAGGAGAGCTAAAGAACCTGAAGGCTGTTAGCGAGATCGTGCGGGCTCTGCCCGGGATTAGTGTTGAACTGGGCGGCGGGATACGGGATCTGGGAACCATAGAACGCGTTCTCGATACCGGTATCGAGAAAGTCTGTATCGGAACCAGCGCGCTCGATGTCGGATTCCTGGCGTCCATCTCAAAGAGCGATTTTCGGGAGATGGTCGTTATAAGTGTGGATGCGAAAGACGGCATGGTCCACACAAAAGGGTGGGTGCAGAAGACGGATATCAAAGCGGTCGATCTTGTGAAGGAAGCGGTCGATTTCGGAATAACCGCTGTCAATTATACCGATATCTCGAAGGATGGGATGATGGAAGGGCCGAACATATATAGCTTAAGAGGGATACTGGCTGTGCCGCGCGCCAGGGTAGTAGCCGCCGGCGGCGTTACGACTATTGAAGATGTAAAAAAATTGAAGATGCTGGCCTCCGACGGGTTGGAAGGCATGATAATCGGCAAGGCGCTGTATGAAGGCAGGATAGACCTTACGGAAGCGATAAAAGTATGCTCACAAAAAGAATAA